One genomic region from Hoeflea algicola encodes:
- the tnpC gene encoding IS66 family transposase gives MDRTDLQQLSKDELIEMVLRLQRPSKDSRTSSKPPSTDKKEKRVNSRPGGAKPGHEPHNRVLADFADMFRDHEPTACKRCGHAFSGDDTMVLAGAYDEIDIPAIRPHVTRHRRFSCHCPQCGTTTKATAPAVATATPFGPGIHALAIYLKSFHALSYERLSGVFMDIFGLNVSEGAIMNMFSRSRPSFQATAQAAKASLRAARVVASDETGVRIEGTNAQHWVFHCKDAVVHQPDYSRAARVVHETMGGHVPEVWISDRYSAQQSHGHRHQTCLAHLARDTAFALEHGEDDLPLRFQLWFGRVFDFARAISTFAASTVASKKRKFDKQLAGLLCAPTSCDLAQKLQAKIGRARDQLLTFCDYPGEVDVTNNTSERKLRPWVIQRKVTNGYRAMWAAQAEADVRTTIDTARLKGANPFQVIASVLA, from the coding sequence ATGGATCGGACTGATTTGCAGCAGCTGAGCAAGGACGAATTGATCGAGATGGTGCTTCGGCTCCAACGGCCTTCCAAGGATTCTCGGACGTCTTCCAAGCCGCCCTCGACGGACAAGAAAGAGAAACGCGTCAACTCACGACCGGGTGGAGCCAAGCCCGGGCATGAACCCCACAATAGGGTGCTGGCGGATTTTGCCGACATGTTTCGCGATCATGAACCGACCGCCTGCAAGAGATGCGGCCATGCGTTTTCCGGTGATGATACGATGGTGCTGGCCGGGGCCTATGACGAGATCGATATTCCTGCGATCCGTCCTCATGTCACCCGGCATCGGCGTTTTTCCTGTCATTGCCCGCAATGCGGCACGACAACAAAAGCCACCGCACCTGCCGTGGCAACCGCAACGCCGTTCGGGCCAGGCATTCACGCGCTGGCGATCTACCTCAAGAGTTTCCATGCATTGTCTTACGAACGCCTGAGCGGTGTGTTCATGGATATCTTCGGCCTTAATGTGAGCGAGGGCGCGATCATGAACATGTTTTCCCGCTCCCGTCCGAGCTTCCAGGCCACAGCACAGGCCGCCAAGGCCAGCCTTCGAGCCGCCCGCGTTGTCGCCAGCGACGAAACCGGTGTGCGTATCGAGGGCACAAATGCCCAACACTGGGTTTTTCATTGCAAGGATGCTGTTGTCCACCAGCCCGATTACTCCCGTGCAGCACGGGTCGTTCACGAGACCATGGGCGGCCATGTCCCCGAGGTATGGATATCTGATCGGTATTCAGCCCAGCAATCTCACGGCCATCGACATCAAACCTGCCTTGCACATTTGGCGCGTGATACAGCCTTTGCGCTGGAACATGGCGAGGATGATCTCCCTCTTCGCTTCCAGCTTTGGTTTGGCCGTGTGTTTGATTTCGCCAGAGCCATAAGCACATTCGCTGCGTCTACCGTCGCAAGCAAGAAGCGCAAATTCGATAAACAGCTTGCCGGGCTTCTATGCGCCCCGACTTCGTGCGACCTGGCCCAAAAGCTCCAGGCCAAGATCGGGCGGGCCCGCGATCAGCTGCTGACGTTTTGCGACTATCCCGGAGAAGTCGATGTCACCAACAACACATCTGAGCGAAAGCTCCGTCCATGGGTCATTCAGCGAAAGGTGACAAACGGATATCGCGCCATGTGGGCCGCCCAAGCAGAGGCGGATGTACGCACGACCATCGACACCGCCCGCCTCAAAGGCGCAAACCCCTTCCAGGTCATCGCATCCGTCCTGGCATAG
- the trhA gene encoding PAQR family membrane homeostasis protein TrhA — MYPTYTRSERVVDGSMHAIGVIGSVLGASLLLMWSAPVASAWEIAATSVYAITLIATFTASAFYHMTPWESIRPVLRRIDHAAIYLKIAGTYTPLVVMIGSGLAYVVLGVVWALAIVGMTLKLVFWSTPGRFGPALYLVMGWMSIVLIWSSWAELPLGFIVAGGLLYTVGVVFHASKTMKFANAIWHGFVIAASACFFAAITFLVTQPGSL, encoded by the coding sequence ATGTATCCCACCTATACAAGGTCAGAACGGGTTGTGGACGGCAGCATGCATGCCATCGGCGTCATCGGTTCGGTGCTTGGGGCCAGCCTGTTGCTGATGTGGTCCGCCCCGGTCGCCTCGGCCTGGGAAATCGCCGCAACATCGGTTTATGCGATCACCCTGATTGCCACTTTTACAGCCTCGGCCTTTTATCACATGACCCCGTGGGAGAGCATCCGGCCGGTTCTGCGCCGGATCGACCATGCGGCGATCTATCTCAAAATTGCAGGCACCTATACGCCGCTGGTCGTAATGATCGGCAGCGGCCTGGCCTATGTTGTGCTTGGCGTTGTCTGGGCGCTGGCAATCGTCGGCATGACGCTCAAGCTGGTGTTCTGGAGCACGCCCGGCCGTTTTGGCCCGGCGCTTTATCTGGTCATGGGCTGGATGAGCATCGTCCTGATCTGGTCTTCATGGGCGGAGCTGCCGCTTGGCTTTATCGTCGCCGGCGGGTTGCTCTACACCGTTGGCGTGGTTTTCCATGCGTCCAAGACGATGAAGTTCGCAAACGCGATCTGGCATGGGTTTGTCATCGCCGCCTCTGCCTGCTTCTTTGCGGCCATCACCTTTCTGGTGACACAACCCGGCTCGCTGTAA
- the ffh gene encoding signal recognition particle protein, translated as MFDTLQDRLGSILNNLTGRGALSEKDVSEAMREVRRALLEADVALEVVRGFTDRVREKAVGAEIVKSIKPGQMVVKLVHDELVALLGEEGVPIDLNAAAPVVIMMVGLQGSGKTTTSAKIAARMEKRDRKKVLMASLDTRRPAAQEQLRQLGEQTGVATLPVIDGQQPADIAARAVQAAKLGGHDVVILDTAGRTHIDEPLMAEMAEIKKRANPHEILLVADALTGQDAVNLARSFDERVGISGLVLTRMDGDGRGGAALSMRAVTGKPIKLIGTGEKMDALEEFHPRRVADRILGMGDIVSLVEKAAESFDADKAQVMAARMKAGKFDLNDLADQLGQMQKLGGMGGIMGMMPGMGKMKDQMSAAGMDDKTFARQLAIIGSMTKAERANPEVLKHSRKKRIAKGSGTDAAAINKLLKMHRQMADMMKAMGGKGKGGGMMRAAMGGLASKMGLPGGMGGMPGGMPDLSKMDPKQLEALQKQAEAAGLGKGGMPGLGGGMPGGLPGLGGPKLPGLGGGLPGLPKKK; from the coding sequence ATGTTTGATACTCTCCAGGACCGGCTTGGCTCCATCCTCAACAATCTGACCGGGCGCGGCGCCCTGTCGGAGAAGGATGTGTCTGAAGCCATGCGGGAGGTTCGCCGCGCGCTGCTGGAGGCCGACGTGGCGCTGGAAGTGGTGCGCGGGTTCACCGACCGGGTGCGCGAGAAAGCCGTTGGCGCCGAGATCGTCAAGTCGATCAAGCCGGGCCAGATGGTGGTCAAGCTGGTTCATGACGAGCTGGTGGCGCTCTTGGGCGAAGAAGGCGTGCCGATCGATCTCAATGCGGCCGCCCCCGTCGTCATCATGATGGTCGGCCTGCAGGGCTCGGGTAAAACCACGACATCGGCGAAGATTGCCGCGCGGATGGAAAAGCGCGACCGCAAGAAAGTGCTGATGGCCTCGCTCGACACCCGTCGTCCGGCGGCGCAGGAGCAGCTCAGGCAATTGGGCGAGCAGACAGGTGTCGCCACCCTGCCGGTGATCGACGGCCAGCAGCCCGCCGATATTGCCGCGCGCGCGGTGCAGGCGGCCAAGCTTGGTGGCCACGATGTGGTCATTCTTGACACCGCCGGCCGCACCCATATCGACGAGCCGCTGATGGCCGAAATGGCCGAAATCAAGAAGCGCGCCAACCCGCATGAAATCCTGCTGGTGGCCGATGCGCTGACCGGCCAGGACGCCGTCAATCTGGCGCGCAGCTTCGATGAACGCGTCGGCATTTCCGGGCTGGTGCTGACCCGCATGGACGGTGATGGCCGCGGCGGCGCGGCGCTGTCGATGCGGGCTGTCACCGGCAAGCCGATCAAGCTGATTGGTACCGGCGAAAAGATGGACGCGCTGGAGGAATTCCATCCCCGCCGCGTCGCCGACCGGATCCTGGGCATGGGCGATATCGTCAGCCTGGTCGAGAAGGCGGCGGAAAGCTTCGACGCCGACAAGGCGCAGGTGATGGCCGCGCGGATGAAGGCCGGCAAGTTCGATCTCAACGATCTTGCCGATCAGCTCGGGCAGATGCAGAAGCTTGGCGGCATGGGCGGCATCATGGGGATGATGCCCGGCATGGGCAAGATGAAGGACCAGATGTCGGCGGCCGGCATGGACGACAAGACATTCGCCCGCCAGCTCGCCATCATCGGCTCGATGACCAAGGCCGAGCGCGCCAATCCCGAGGTGCTCAAGCATTCGCGCAAGAAGCGCATCGCCAAGGGCTCGGGCACTGACGCGGCAGCGATCAACAAGCTTCTGAAGATGCACCGGCAGATGGCCGACATGATGAAAGCCATGGGCGGCAAGGGCAAGGGCGGCGGCATGATGCGCGCAGCCATGGGCGGCCTCGCCTCGAAGATGGGCCTTCCCGGCGGAATGGGTGGAATGCCAGGGGGCATGCCGGATCTGTCGAAGATGGATCCCAAGCAGCTCGAAGCACTGCAGAAGCAGGCCGAGGCCGCGGGTCTCGGCAAGGGCGGCATGCCGGGACTTGGCGGCGGCATGCCTGGTGGTTTGCCAGGTTTGGGCGGACCGAAGCTACCCGGTCTTGGCGGCGGTCTTCCCGGCCTGCCGAAAAAGAAGTGA
- a CDS encoding SLC13 family permease, protein MTTDQIMLFGILIVLFGMLVWGRFRYDFVAFVALLVTVLVGLIEPDQAFHGFGHPAVVIIALVLIVSRGLMNSGAVEFIARFVTSPDRALPVHIGIMAVVGAILSAIINNVAALALLMTLDMDAARKAKRAVSLSLMPLSFGTILGGMITLIGTPPNIVIAQYRQDVLGEPFSMFDFAPVGIAVAAVGIIYVAFIGWRLIPTRPDAMSLEGDAGLYVAEARVKEGSKSIGQSVGELYPVADENDVTILGLARQGKRLPGFSQAREIREGDFLVLEGDPKQIEAFMGAAELDTIGTEEHGGLMGKSLSLVEAIVPEDAKVVGRTMLGLRLIQRHGVTLLGVSRQGKRFRERVSSLTIKAGDLLLLIGPDKNIAAASNWLGVLPLENRRLEVLQRTKALLAISIFAAAIALSVLGITSLAIALGMCVVAYLLLGIISGRDFYALIQWKVIVLLACLIPVAAALEDTGGSQLIANLIVTQTANLPAWGVLAVLMIITMTLSDFLNNVATALIAAPIGVSVAGSIGANPDPFLMGVAVAASCAFLTPIGHKNNTIIMGPGNYRFGDYWRMGLMLEVLVILVGVPMIAWVWPF, encoded by the coding sequence ATGACCACCGACCAGATCATGCTCTTTGGCATCCTCATTGTCCTGTTCGGGATGCTGGTCTGGGGCCGTTTCCGCTACGATTTCGTTGCCTTTGTGGCGCTGCTGGTCACGGTGCTTGTCGGGCTGATCGAGCCGGATCAGGCGTTTCACGGCTTTGGCCATCCGGCTGTCGTCATCATCGCGCTGGTACTGATCGTCTCGCGCGGGTTGATGAATTCCGGCGCGGTCGAATTCATCGCCCGCTTCGTCACCAGCCCCGACCGGGCCCTGCCGGTGCATATCGGCATCATGGCGGTGGTCGGCGCAATTCTGTCGGCGATCATCAACAATGTTGCGGCGCTTGCGCTGCTGATGACGCTCGACATGGACGCGGCGCGCAAGGCCAAGCGTGCGGTGTCGCTGTCGCTGATGCCCCTGTCCTTCGGCACCATCCTTGGCGGCATGATCACCCTGATCGGCACGCCGCCCAACATCGTCATTGCTCAGTACCGCCAGGATGTGCTCGGCGAACCGTTCTCGATGTTCGATTTCGCCCCGGTCGGCATCGCGGTAGCGGCCGTCGGGATCATCTACGTCGCCTTCATCGGTTGGCGGCTGATTCCGACCCGGCCCGACGCGATGTCGCTGGAGGGAGACGCGGGGCTCTATGTTGCCGAGGCCCGGGTCAAGGAAGGGTCCAAATCGATCGGCCAGTCGGTGGGCGAACTCTATCCCGTTGCCGACGAGAACGATGTGACCATTCTCGGTCTGGCGCGGCAGGGCAAGCGTCTGCCCGGCTTCTCGCAGGCCCGCGAGATCCGCGAAGGCGATTTCCTGGTGTTGGAGGGCGACCCGAAACAGATCGAGGCCTTCATGGGCGCCGCCGAGCTGGACACCATCGGCACTGAGGAACATGGCGGCCTGATGGGCAAGTCGCTCTCGCTGGTCGAGGCTATCGTGCCGGAAGACGCCAAGGTCGTCGGCCGCACCATGCTCGGGCTCAGGCTGATCCAGCGTCACGGGGTGACGCTGCTCGGCGTCTCGCGCCAGGGAAAGCGCTTCCGCGAGCGGGTGAGCAGCCTGACGATCAAGGCCGGTGACCTGCTGCTCCTGATCGGGCCCGACAAGAACATCGCCGCCGCCAGCAACTGGCTGGGTGTGCTGCCCTTGGAAAACCGCCGGCTCGAAGTGCTGCAGCGGACCAAGGCGCTGCTGGCCATCTCTATCTTCGCCGCCGCGATCGCTCTGTCTGTTCTGGGCATCACCTCGCTGGCGATTGCGTTGGGGATGTGCGTGGTGGCTTATCTGCTGCTCGGCATCATCAGCGGCCGCGATTTTTACGCGCTGATCCAGTGGAAGGTGATCGTGCTCCTGGCCTGCCTGATCCCTGTCGCTGCGGCGCTGGAAGATACTGGCGGTAGTCAGCTGATTGCCAATCTGATCGTCACACAGACCGCCAATCTGCCGGCCTGGGGCGTGCTGGCGGTGCTGATGATCATCACCATGACGCTGTCGGATTTTCTCAACAATGTCGCCACCGCGCTGATCGCGGCCCCCATCGGTGTCAGCGTCGCGGGTTCCATTGGCGCCAATCCCGATCCGTTCCTGATGGGCGTGGCCGTCGCCGCCTCCTGCGCCTTCCTCACCCCGATCGGCCACAAGAACAACACCATCATCATGGGCCCCGGCAACTACCGCTTCGGCGACTACTGGCGCATGGGGCTGATGCTGGAAGTGCTGGTGATTCTGGTGGGCGTGCCGATGATTGCCTGGGTGTGGCCGTTCTGA
- a CDS encoding GYF domain-containing protein yields MGDLVAHWYYVQSGEKKGPFAPDQIKTLIQAGVIDGHTSVWSEVSGEWKPLNQTELQGLVSDKTSSPNIPANTAISKEQAESDEAALSKLFDAPRETSPHQSKPTVSPPPNHQKTYDHNHFYRNNTLSSALRFFVWINIIIASGEFYGIYKVKNDINQSYRKVLYFESSEWLSVIFTPILIGVVLFMMWKYRSTANLIRLRGGQSVTAAGAVYWYFVPIAWFWKPYQAMRNLLDGYDIGSHRVITHPLAMHHNV; encoded by the coding sequence ATGGGCGATTTGGTTGCGCATTGGTATTATGTTCAGAGCGGCGAGAAGAAAGGTCCGTTTGCTCCGGACCAGATCAAAACACTAATTCAGGCCGGCGTCATCGATGGCCATACGAGTGTGTGGTCGGAAGTCTCGGGGGAATGGAAGCCCCTGAACCAGACGGAATTGCAGGGCCTAGTCAGCGACAAGACCAGCTCACCAAATATTCCGGCGAACACCGCAATCTCGAAAGAACAGGCAGAGTCTGACGAAGCAGCTCTCTCGAAGCTATTCGACGCCCCGCGAGAGACCTCTCCGCATCAATCCAAGCCCACGGTCTCGCCGCCCCCTAACCATCAAAAAACATATGATCACAATCATTTTTATCGAAACAATACATTGAGCAGTGCTCTACGTTTTTTTGTTTGGATTAATATAATTATAGCGTCTGGAGAATTCTACGGGATTTATAAGGTAAAGAATGACATAAATCAGAGTTATCGGAAAGTTTTATATTTTGAAAGCTCAGAATGGCTGTCTGTTATATTTACACCAATTTTGATTGGCGTCGTACTTTTCATGATGTGGAAATATAGATCAACAGCAAATCTTATCCGCCTACGCGGTGGACAGTCGGTCACGGCGGCGGGGGCGGTTTATTGGTACTTCGTGCCAATCGCCTGGTTTTGGAAACCTTACCAAGCCATGAGGAATCTTCTCGATGGATACGACATTGGCAGTCACCGAGTAATTACCCACCCCCTTGCCATGCACCACAATGTCTGA